The region TATAGTGGGGGGAAAAACTCAACCTAGACAGAAGTGTTTAATTGGATATTTATCATATCTATTTTCCATTTTCTATTGAAATCCTGCTCCACTACTGACTGGCTGATGGGCCACAACCTAGCACTGTTTGTTTCTTCTGTTACTTACTTACAGATAATTTCTACACAGCCCTAATACACAGGTATTCCACGACCAGACAGTTGGTGTCGCTATTGCACAGGCAAAGAGAGACTCCCAATTTAGCCTAGTAGTATtgcattagactgctgcaccaactAAATTCAATATTTAGCACACAGAAGACAAGTGTTGTGTGAACGTACAACCATTTCTAATATGGTTTAACTGGATTTGCAAGATTGTTTACACCTGTTACAGGTGCTGAGATTGTGATCAGATTATCCAAGATGCATTTTAAATCCAGGTAAATGCAGGTGTCGACCAGCCTATGAGTGAATGTAAAGGTCAGAATGAGAGTGTTTACTTTGATTTCTTACAGCAAAGTGGAATAATAAATGTTAGAGTAATCTTTATCATTATCTGTCATTTGAACACTAAACATCATTGATAAAACAGCAAGTGCTTATAACAGAATTTCAACTGGTAAGTAAAGATTCATGAATAAAAGTACTAAAAGtagattaaaacaaaaaatcttTCAGTAGAACAACATTTTCAATAGatcaatattttatttgtttcctAAAAATTGAGGGAAAATTGCATAGGAGCATTTCCATAAATTTTAATCCCCTGTTCCTCTCAAAAgttttcatgtatttttaagggagtttttccttgccactgtcgccctcggcttgctcaacagtggtttttggtctgtcggtctgcAGCTGCAATGAGGAGAATCTTTATCTTACCTTTCCTTCCTACAGACACGCCTGGCCTGGTCGGTAGCCAGGCTAAGACTCTCATTGTTATCACTTGTAAAACACAACTCCACAGtatctgtttttctttatttattcagtttttactcatgtttacaatgtatatatttgtaattagACATACTTTTTATTACAATAATGTGCAATTTGGGATTCAGCACTAACTTTGAGCTCTGTTAACTAAGTCTGTTCACACCATCAAGCCAAAAATACCCAACAAATTCTTCAGACTTTACTGTCATCAAAGTAACTGTCTTGCCCTGCACAAATGCTTGTGAGAGCACAAACCTGCCAAAATACCACCTAAGTTACTTAAGAAGGGAAATAACACTGTTTTAATGACTAGTTATTTAATTTAGaattaacaaacaaatatgAGAAATGAAAAgcgaataaaagtttaaatattaaGCTGGCAATCAAAGAAACCTGTAACATGTACTCTGGAAACTTAACATAGAACAAACCAAACCgtattatttgttatataacACTTTGCATTACAATTTCAGCTCACAATAAGCTGTGTGTCTAAGATCTTCCACTTGGAAACATTTGTGTAAAAGAATACTAATGAAACACATCTACGCAATCTACATAAGGCTAAATGTGACACACTGTTTACCAAGCAAGAGAAGAATGTGTGGTCATCCATCAGAAACAAACTGAATCGTTCCATTTATTGGTcagtcttcatgagttttgatGTTGGTGGTAGAAGCTGATTATTCATGCTCAGGACAACAGCTGTAGCATTTCTATTTAACATGAAGATtcaagggaaggaaggaaaagtgcCGTTTCATTAACACAAACTGTTAACTTCTACACTTCCACTAACGCACAACTATTACAGGAGGTACCAAGCCGCCAATCCAGCAAGAGCAGCGATCCAAGCAGCCAGCAGCACCTGACCTGTGGGCTTTCTCAACAACCCCGCAGCCATCTGATAAACATATGCAGATCCTCCACTGGCAGCtacagtaaaaagaaaagagacaAAAATTATAACCATAAAGCACCACAAAATCTTGTTAGTAGGTTGATTTTTAACCAGTTACACTTTCAGTCTAAAGTTACAGAGACAAAGTTGAAGCCTCTCTAACCAGACAGGAGATAAAAGTGGAAGAAAGTTCATAACGAAAAGGTATAAAGATAATTCACTAAGGGACCTgaattgggtggcacggtggcctcacagcaagaaggtcctgggtttgatccccaggttgagcggtcctttctgtgcggagtttgcatgttctccccgtgtccgtgtgggtttcctcccacagtcgaaaaacatgcagccaggctaactggagacactgattgGTCCTATAAGTACctagccactaggatgcataaaccagtgcattgtagtgccggtcccaagcccggataaatagggagggtcgtgtcaggaggGGCATCCGGGGTAAAAACTGTGGCAAATCAATAAGGCGGATCACTTTCCGCCGGCAACCCctgacgggagcagccgaggaaatagactAAGGGACCTGAATTATTGACATGCTCAGGTAGTGCAGAGGTAAATTAAACTAGTCCACTACCGCTGGGGTCCAGGGTTTGGattcccagtggtgctatcagccagctgggcatctacatgTGAAATATACAAATGTATGACATATTGCGGTGGGTTTAATGTTTTGAATAGTTGTTGGATGTTTACCCATCTTGGCAGCATAATATGGGCATTTACTAATGTCTCCTTGCATGTCACCATGGACAGGACCTCCATCCAGAACCTCGTCTTCAATAGTCTTTCCAATTTCCTCCAGTTCTTGGAAAACCTACATGGAAGATATGAGTAAAAGAGTTACTCCCAGGTTACATGCAACTGTACTGTACTTAATAGTACGTTACCCCTTTGACCTCATGGGTTCAAGAGTGAGCccataaaagcattaaaaattgGGAAAACAGCACATGTGAATACCTTCTATACTACATCCTACCTCCATGTTGAGCTGAAAGGCCAGAACGGCCTCTTGGACGATCCTCTGCTTGGTGTCATCATCAAGCTCTAGCTCGTTCATGCGGCTCCGGTACAGCTGCTTGAAGCCCTTGTGGCTGTGGATCCCATCAAACTGGTAGAAGTAAACTCCCTCTCCAGTAGGAGGCAGCTTAAGGGCACGCTGGGCCACTTTCTTCAGCACCTGTCCTCCGGAGAGGTCACCCATGTAGCGCGTGTAGGCGTGAGCCACCAGCAGGGAGGGGTCTTCACGGCCGATTGTATGAACGCGCTCGACGTAGCGATGAGTGGCAGGGGAGCAGCTGATCTCACGCTGCCAGTCGTCACCGTAGAAATACTGGAGATCCTGGGCCAAGGCGTCACGGCGGTGCAGTTCGGCGGGGAAGTAGAGAGGTGCGAAATGTGGGTGATCCTTGTTTTTTTCGATTTCCTCCTCCATGGCTGAGTAGGTGTAGTAGAGAGCCACTGCTCCAAGCTGAAGTAAAGTCAAGATCTTTTAGTCATATTAAACAAACATAACAGGTAAAGGGGCAAATCTATAATCAGAAGTGATACAACAGTTGTAGCCC is a window of Trichomycterus rosablanca isolate fTriRos1 chromosome 22, fTriRos1.hap1, whole genome shotgun sequence DNA encoding:
- the LOC134335807 gene encoding heme oxygenase 2-like codes for the protein MSAVKTEDSANGGGLVYEDIEEKENVRPEDLSEMLAAGTKEVHEKAENTQFVKDFLRGRIRRELFKLGAVALYYTYSAMEEEIEKNKDHPHFAPLYFPAELHRRDALAQDLQYFYGDDWQREISCSPATHRYVERVHTIGREDPSLLVAHAYTRYMGDLSGGQVLKKVAQRALKLPPTGEGVYFYQFDGIHSHKGFKQLYRSRMNELELDDDTKQRIVQEAVLAFQLNMEVFQELEEIGKTIEDEVLDGGPVHGDMQGDISKCPYYAAKMAASGGSAYVYQMAAGLLRKPTGQVLLAAWIAALAGLAAWYLL